Proteins encoded within one genomic window of Humulus lupulus chromosome 1, drHumLupu1.1, whole genome shotgun sequence:
- the LOC133812920 gene encoding mitochondrial uncoupling protein 3, whose amino-acid sequence MKIQENGGQRSWTKIALTSLSAMVAETTTFPIDLTKTRLQLHGQSLSSTRSTNAFRVASEIVRSDQGLLGLYKGLSPAILRHLFYTPIRIVGYEHFRSIFGTDADSLSLSSKALIGGLSGVVAQVVASPADLVKVRMQADGRMVSEGLRPRYSGPYDALNKIVHSEGFGGLWRGVFPNVQRAFLVNMGELACYDSAKHFVIRNRICEDNIYAHTLASVMSGLSATALSCPADVVKTRMMNQAVGKEENLVYRNSYDCLVKTVKIEGLKALWKGFFPTWARLGPWQFVFWVSYEKFRKVAGLSSF is encoded by the exons ATGAAGATCCAAGAGAATGGAGGTCAGCGGAGCTGGACGAAGATTGCTCTGACTTCGCTCTCAGCTATGGTGGCGGAGACGACGACATTCCCCATAGACTTGACGAAGACCAGGCTTCAACTCCACGGCCAGTCTCTTTCCTCCACTCGCTCCACTAACGCCTTCCGAGTGGCCTCAGAGATCGTCCGCAGCGATCAAGGCCTTCTCGGTCTCTACAAGGGCTTGTCACCCGCCATTCTCAGACACCTCTTCTACACCCCAATTCGAATAGTTGGCTATGAACATTTCAGAAGCATATTTGGAACCGATGCTGACTCGCTTTCTCTCTCGTCCAAAGCTCTCATCGGTGGTCTCTCCGGCGTTGTTGCTCAG GTAGTAGCAAGCCCTGCTGACCTTGTTAAGGTGAGAATGCAAGCTGATGGTCGTATGGTCAGTGAAGGCCTTCGGCCTAGGTACTCAGGACCCTATGATGCTTTAAACAAGATTGTTCATTCAGAAGGATTTGGAGGACTTTGGAGAGGGGTCTTTCCCAATGTTCAAAGAGCATTCTTGGTAAACATGGGAGAGTTGGCTTGCTATGACAGTGCAAAACATTTTGTTATCCGGAATAGAATTTGCGAGGATAACATATATGCTCATACCTTAGCCTCTGTAATGTCAGGCCTTTCGGCCACTGCTTTAAGTTGTCCTGCTGATGTAGTCAAGACAAGGATGATGAATCAGGCAGTTGGCAAAGAGGAGAATCTTGTGTATAGGAATTCTTATGATTGTTTGGTTAAGACTGTCAAAATTGAAGGACTCAAAGCACTTTGGAAGGGTTTCTTCCCTACGTGGGCTAGGCTTGGTCCTTGGCAATTTGTCTTCTGGGTGTCTTATGAGAAGTTTAGGAAAGTTGCAGGGCTTTCTTCCTTCTGA
- the LOC133812919 gene encoding protein STRICTOSIDINE SYNTHASE-LIKE 5-like, whose product MATGPCSIIAILSRSKFSCFFCSLFLLLSLCVEAATAYKLHSFKAPPLSLPHRLPRQLSTTSEQSDRGSSVLKPWEIMGVGDLEGPETVIYNSKSRLIYTGCGDGWIKRVTLNESTADSVIEDWVNTGGRPLGLAFGHHGEVIVADPKKGLLNISRSGQVKVLMNETKLLDSVAMAKNGMVYFTEASYKYGLNDFMLDLMEGEPHGRLWSYNPSTKESKVLVRNLFFSNGLAVSPDQNFVVFCETLKKRCRKFYIEGKKKGRVNRFVDLPGLPDNIHYDESDGHYWISLAVTLGNSSKAGVVVVDKDGNATANYFGTEMSLISSSVRVGNYLFCGSFFNPYLIRLNLQEYHSFFTFLSPSNIFDHHP is encoded by the exons ATGGCCACCGGCCCCTGCAGCATCATCGCCATTCTGAGCAGAAGCAAATTTTCATGCTTCTTCTGCTCTTTATTTCTATTACTAAGTCTCTGTGTGGAGGCTGCAACTGCGTACAAACTGCACTCCTTTAAAGCGCCTCCACTTTCTCTTCCTCACAGGTTGCCTAGGCAGTTGAGCACCACCAGTGAACAGAGCGATCGAGGCAGCAGCGTGCTTAAACCATGGGAGATTATGGGCGTGGGAGACTTGGAAGGACCTGAAACTGTTATATATAATTCCAAGTCAAgactcatatacacagggtgtggAGATGGGTGGATAAAGCGAGTAACATTGAATGAGTCAACTGCTGACTCAGTGATTGAGGACTGGGTGAACACAGGTGGGAGGCCTCTTGGACTTGCTTTTGGACATCACGGTGAAGTCATAGTAGCTGATCCTAAAAAG GGGCTGCTGAACATAAGCCGAAGTGGGCAGGTGAAGGTGTTGATGAACGAGACCAAGTTGTTAGACAGCGTAGCCATGGCGAAAAATGGAATGGTTTACTTTACAGAAGCTTCGTACAAGTACGGGTTGAATGATTTCATGCTGGATTTGATGGAGGGTGAGCCTCATGGCAGACTGTGGAGTTACAATCCATCCACAAAGGAAAGCAAAGTTCTTGTCCGAAACCTGTTCTTTTCTAATGGTTTGGCAGTGTCGCCGGATCAAAACTTCGTCGTGTTTTGTGAGACTTTGAAGAAGAGATGTAGAAAGTTTTACATAGAAGGGAAGAAGAAAGGGAGGGTGAACAGGTTTGTTGATCTTCCGGGATTGCCTGATAACATTCATTATGATGAATCAGACGGTCATTACTGGATTTCATTGGCTGTGACACTTGGAAACTCAAGCAAAGCAGGAGTAGTGGTAGTGGACAAGGATGGCAATGCTACAGCAAACTACTTTGGCACAGAAATGTCTTTGATATCTAGTAGTGTTAGAGTTGGAAACTATCTTTTCTGTGGTTCTTTTTTCAACCCATATCTCATTCGTCTTAATCTCCAAGAATATCATTCCTTCTTCACCTTCCTTTCTCCATCCAATATATTTGATCATCAcccatga